CGCTCGTACCGCCGCGCGCGCCGCGGCGGGGCGAACGACCACAGCAGCGTGTCCAGGTCGGTGTCGGCCAGGTCCAGCACGGCGCGCGCGTTCGTGACGACGGCCTCGATCTTCGCCCGGTTGCGGACGATGCGGGCGTCGCCCAGGAGTCGAGCGACGTCGTCCTCGGTGAAGGCCGCCACGGCGTCGGGGTCGAAGCCGGCGAACACCTCCCGGAACGCTTCTCGCTTGCGCAGGATCGTGATCCACGACAGCCCCGACTGGAAGGCCTCGAGGGCCAGCCTCTCGAACAGGGCGTCGCGGCCGTGCAGCGGCTGCCCCCACTCGAAATCGTGGTAGTCGCTGTAGATTCGGGAACCGTCGGTGTCGACGGCCCACGGACAGCGCGCCCGATCGTCCGACAACGAAACATCTTCCCCCACAGCCGCGCTCATCGGTCCGCCTCCGTCTCGTCGGGTCCGTCCGCCTCGTCGGGACCATCGGCCACCCCGGCGTCGACACGTTCCGCCAATTGCGCTCTCAGGGAATCGATCTCCCGACCGAGACGGTCGAGCGCCCAGTCCACCTCACTGGCCTTGTAGCCACGCAGCGTCTGCTGGAACCGCAGCGCGCGCACGTCGGCTCCGCTGACCCCTTCAGCGGGCAGCACTGTCGCGGTGGTACCCGCGGGCAGCGGCGGCAGTTCCTCGGAACGACCGAACACCATGCTCGCCGCGAGGTAGAGCAGACCACCGACCAGCGCCATGATCACCAGGTACAGCAGGACCGTCAGCATGCCCCGATACTGTCACGAACCGCCGACATGTATCCCGGGGGCGGGTCAGGAACGGATCGTGTTCATCGGCGGGCGATCCGCGAGCGAGACGTCGGTTCGCGCCGGGACGAACGAGTCGCCGTCGGCGACGAACTGCGTCAGCCCGCCGCCGCTGTCCTCGACTCCGCACCGCCGCAGCATCGTGCCGATGATCTGCCGGCTCATGACGCCGAGGTCGGACAGCGGCCGGTTGCGGTGCTTGCGCACCCCCAGGTTGACCTGTCCGATCGCGGCGAGCCCGAGTCGGTCGTACGTGTCCAGGAGCAGGCCGATCTCGACGCCGTAGCCCGGGGCGAACGGCACTGACGACAGCAGTTCGCGGGTGCCGGCGTACTCGCCGCCGAGCGGCTGCAGCACACACGTCAGCTCGGGGCGCAGCGCCGCGAGCATGGGCCGTGCGACCAGTTCGGTGACCCGGCCGCCGCCGTTCGCGTCCTCGGTGCCACTGACCCGCAGCGGACGCCGGTAATAGCCCTTGACCAGGTGGATCCCGTCGACGGTGAGCAGCGGGCCCAGCAGTTTGGGGACGAACGCCGGATCGGGGTCGACCAGGTCGGAGTCGACGAAGGCGATCAGGTCGCCGGTGCTCGCGGCGATCGAACGCCACAGCACCTCGCCCTTGCCGGGCACGGGCGGCAGACCCGGGACGGCGTCCTCACGGCTGATGACCTTCGCCCCGGCGGCCGCGGCCCGCTCGGCCGTCGCGTCGCACGAGCCCGAGTCGAGGACGATCAGCTCGTCGACCAGCCCGCCCAGCAGGGGGTGGATGGTGTCCACGACGCCCGCGACGGTCTTCTCCTCGTTGAGTGCCGGCAGCACGACCGACACCGTGCGCCCCGCCTTGGCTCGCTCGAGTTCGGTGATGCTCCAGCACGGGTGATCCCAGCTGTTGGCGTCCGTCCAGGTGCGTGACGCTTCGGTGATGCTCATGCCAACCCCCGTACGGTGCGGACCGGCTGCCGGGTACCCATGATCGCGGCGACCATGTCGACCACACGCCGGGTCGAGGCAACCTCGTGGACGCGGAACACGCGAGCGCCACCGGCGGCCGCCAGCGCGGTCGCCGCGAGGGTGCCCTCCAACCTCTCGGCCAGTTCCACACCCAAAGTCTCCCCGACGAAGTCCTTGTTGCTCAGCGCCATCAGGACGGGCCATCCGGTCTTAACGAGATCTTCCACGCGGCGCAACAATTCGAGCCCGTGAAAGGTGTTCTTCCCGAAATCGTGGGTCGGGTCGATCAGGATCGAGTCCGGCTTCACGCCCAGTCGGGCCGCGTGTTCGGCCGCCCGGACCACCTCGTCGACGACGTCGGCGACGACGTCGGTGTAGCGGACGCGGTGCGGGCGGGTGCGCGGCACGGCGCCGCCGGTGTGCGAGCAGACGATTCCCGCGCCCAGTTCGGCGGCGACCTCCACGAGGTACGGGTCGGCGCCCGCCCACGTGTCGTTGATCAGATCTGCGCCCTCGGCGCAGGCCAGTCGCGCCACCT
This genomic stretch from Prescottella soli harbors:
- the folP gene encoding dihydropteroate synthase; protein product: MAPRPASDDTSAPGHVLPTLCGRPVATDRALVMAIVNRTPDSFYDRGATFSDEAAMAAVDRAVAEGADLVDIGGVKAGPGAVVDSAEEIRRVVPFVEAIRERHPDVIISVDTWRSEVARLACAEGADLINDTWAGADPYLVEVAAELGAGIVCSHTGGAVPRTRPHRVRYTDVVADVVDEVVRAAEHAARLGVKPDSILIDPTHDFGKNTFHGLELLRRVEDLVKTGWPVLMALSNKDFVGETLGVELAERLEGTLAATALAAAGGARVFRVHEVASTRRVVDMVAAIMGTRQPVRTVRGLA
- a CDS encoding DivIVA domain-containing protein, yielding MLTVLLYLVIMALVGGLLYLAASMVFGRSEELPPLPAGTTATVLPAEGVSGADVRALRFQQTLRGYKASEVDWALDRLGREIDSLRAQLAERVDAGVADGPDEADGPDETEADR
- a CDS encoding DNA-3-methyladenine glycosylase I translates to MSAAVGEDVSLSDDRARCPWAVDTDGSRIYSDYHDFEWGQPLHGRDALFERLALEAFQSGLSWITILRKREAFREVFAGFDPDAVAAFTEDDVARLLGDARIVRNRAKIEAVVTNARAVLDLADTDLDTLLWSFAPPRRARRYERVEDVPAITPESTAMAAELKRRGFRFVGPTTAYALMQATGMVDDHLASCWVELHG
- a CDS encoding glucosyl-3-phosphoglycerate synthase is translated as MSITEASRTWTDANSWDHPCWSITELERAKAGRTVSVVLPALNEEKTVAGVVDTIHPLLGGLVDELIVLDSGSCDATAERAAAAGAKVISREDAVPGLPPVPGKGEVLWRSIAASTGDLIAFVDSDLVDPDPAFVPKLLGPLLTVDGIHLVKGYYRRPLRVSGTEDANGGGRVTELVARPMLAALRPELTCVLQPLGGEYAGTRELLSSVPFAPGYGVEIGLLLDTYDRLGLAAIGQVNLGVRKHRNRPLSDLGVMSRQIIGTMLRRCGVEDSGGGLTQFVADGDSFVPARTDVSLADRPPMNTIRS